The following are encoded in a window of Sminthopsis crassicaudata isolate SCR6 chromosome 3, ASM4859323v1, whole genome shotgun sequence genomic DNA:
- the UBXN10 gene encoding UBX domain-containing protein 10: MATEAPLNIAPSECSPALDPEAAFFWQRSPVKMHVTRPKSAKGRTRTNLNYSHSSESSSYRKPPSPAPVVPCEVPGSQKSVGSTPKPPSQGTPDEIPELLQQVPVGSASSLNKYRVLPSINKKNLEEGAVETVAKQAGTLKLGSLQDLKALCREEARSGKSREGCLRAAAPPLESKPCSRTKERNLSRAGNLDEPSDGEPRLLLAVRSPSGQRFVRHFRPTDNLQTVVAVAEQKNLTTYHHCSIETMEVPRRSFSDLSKSLEECRIPHKSVLGILQEEREGQP, encoded by the coding sequence ATGGCCACGGAAGCGCCTCTGAACATAGCCCCGTCTGAATGCAGCCCTGCTCTGGACCCAGAAGCAGCTTTCTTTTGGCAGCGAAGCCCTGTCAAGATGCATGTCACGAGGCCCAAGTCTGCCAAAGGACGCACACGAACGAACCTGAACTACTCCCATAGTTCGGAGTCCTCCTCTTACCGCAAGCCTCCTTCTCCAGCTCCCGTCGTTCCCTGCGAGGTGCCCGGCAGCCAGAAGTCAGTGGGCTCCACTCCCAAACCTCCCAGCCAGGGAACCCCCGATGAGATCCCCGAGCTGCTCCAGCAGGTCCCCGTAGGGTCTGCTTCCTCTCTCAACAAGTATCGGGTGCTCCCTTCCATTAACAAAAAGAACTTGGAAGAGGGGGCCGTGGAGACGGTGGCCAAGCAGGCCGGCACTCTCAAACTGGGCAGCTTGCAGGATCTCAAGGCCCTTTGCCGGGAGGAGGCTCGCAGTGGGAAGTCAAGGGAGGGGTGTCTGCGCGCTGCCGCCCCTCCCCTGGAGAGCAAACCCTGCAGTAGAACCAAAGAACGCAACTTATCGAGGGCCGGGAACCTGGACGAGCCGTCTGACGGGGAGCCCCGGCTGCTGCTGGCCGTCCGGTCTCCTTCGGGACAGAGGTTCGTCCGACATTTCAGGCCGACTGACAACCTGCAGACGGTGGTGGCAGTGGCCGAGCAAAAGAACCTGACGACGTATCACCACTGTAGCATCGAAACCATGGAGGTTCCCCGGAGGAGCTTCTCTGACCTCAGTAAGTCCTTGGAAGAGTGCAGGATCCCTCACAAGTCTGTGCTGGGCATCCTCCAGGAAGAGCGAGAGGGCCAGCCCTGA
- the LOC141559990 gene encoding group IIC secretory phospholipase A2-like produces the protein MIKLMTGKSALFSYYGYGCYCGLGGRGNAVDDTDRCCQDHDCCYAELKTCCGCQPMFSSYQFHVVNGSVICYSGGSLCGSLACECDKRSVHCFKESLLTYKKNYQFYSQSRCGVNKVMC, from the exons ATGATCAAGCTCATGACTGGGAAGAGTGCCTTATTCTCATACTATGGCTATGGCTGTTACTGTGGCCTGGGGGGCAGAGGAAATGCAGTAGATGACACTGACAG GTGCTGTCAGGACCATGATTGCTGCTATGCTGAGCTGAAGACCTGCTGTGGCTGTCAGCCAATGTTTAGCAGCTATCAATTCCACGTTGTCAATGGAAGTGTGATCTGCT ATAGTGGCGGGAGCCTCTGTGGATCACTGGCCTGTGAGTGTGACAAGAGATCTGTTCACTGCTTCAAAGAGAGTCTTCTCACCTATAAGAAGAATTATCAGTTCTATAGTCAGTCTCGATGTGGAGTGAACAAGGTTATGTGCTAA